One stretch of Acropora muricata isolate sample 2 chromosome 12, ASM3666990v1, whole genome shotgun sequence DNA includes these proteins:
- the LOC136891714 gene encoding uncharacterized protein has product MRLTFHCIFFALCFTASSASRSSSDDNGDFVDEKGKALRNFKVVPGIKKSNVDYHSVEQEAGRAVLKLLDAKIGKKVSDAAKEVTDFLNNAVGHHAKQRTKTIQSDKEKEMSLLHLGAQKILTNKDEDNKPKKNKDGSFLVNFKIPYIVTPVAKKKKIKAKKFHHKPAKKPHHIKKFHHRIMHHKPYQPPLYHHANAQDASRPLQPSYNQPLAPVASSQQPPPSYNAIDLTYNGYNWTYNYSNDTSSDMTPCQGNCMDPCTQACSMSQDCCCCDPAMMNQLQSQMPPAPAYPPQAPSVSASAPMYQPPVIQNVAPAPGMCPPPCRRSCFTYCPPECCGVAGKRDKVIGTEGSGNEQTAEQDSVSASGQLEHDEEQKSDKQEGSSHNTGKRGKAEKEA; this is encoded by the exons ATGAGATTGACGTTTCACTGTATCTTTTTCGCGCTCTGCTTTACGGCGAGTTCCGCGTCGAGATCTTCAAGCGATGACAATGGTGACTTTGTGGACGAAAAGGGGAAAGCCCTAAGGAACTTCAAAG TTGTACCAGGTATCAAGAAAAGCAATGTCGATTATCACAGTGTAGAACAAGAGGCTGGGAGAGCCGTCTTAAAGTTATTAGACGCCAAAATAG GTAAAAAGGTTAGTGATGCTGCTAAAGAAGTGACAGATTTTCTAAACAACGCTGTTG GTCATCATGCAAAGCAGAGAACCAAAACTATTCAATCTGATAAAGAAAAAG AAATGTCACTTCTTCACCTCGGTGCGCAGAAAATACTGACAAACAAAGATGAAGATAACAAGCCAAAGAAGAACAAAGATGGGTCCTTTCTTGTAAATTTTAAGATTCCTTATATTGTCACACCTGTCGCtaagaagaagaaaatcaaagcaaaaaagttCCATCATAAGCCCGCCAAAAAGCCTCACCATATAAAGAAATTTCATCACCGTATTATGCATCACAAACCATATCAGCCGCCCCTTTATCACCACGCGAATGCCCAAGATGCAAGCAGACCTCTACAGCCCAGCTACAATCAACCACTAGCGCCAG TTGCCTCGTCGCAACAGCCACCTCCAAGCTACAACGCAATCGATTTGACATACAATGGATACAACTGGACATACAACTACTCCAATGACACAAGCTCAGACATGACTCCCTGTCAAGGAAACTGCATGGACCCATGTACACAGGCGTGTTCCATGAGCCAAGATTGTTGCTGTTGTGACCCAGCCATGATGAACCAGTTGCAGAGCCAGATGCCTCCAGCTCCGGCTTATCCACCCCAG GCTCCTTCCGTATCAGCGAGTGCACCTATGTATCAGCCTCCAGTTATTCAAAATGTTGCACCGGCACCAGGAATGTGCCCTCCTCCCTGCAGACGTAGCTGTTTCACTTACTGTCCACCGGAATGCTGCGGTGTCGCGGGAAAACGGGACAAGGTAATAGGTACTGAAGGGTCTGGTAACGAACAAACCGCTGAGCAGGACAGTGTCAGCGCAAGTGGACAGTTGGAACACGATGAAGAGCAAAAAAGTGATAAACAAGAAGGAAGTTCTCACAACACCGGTAAAAGAGGAAAGGCAGAAAAAGAGGCTTGA